In the Triticum dicoccoides isolate Atlit2015 ecotype Zavitan unplaced genomic scaffold, WEW_v2.0 scaffold53534, whole genome shotgun sequence genome, ATTTCCTTCGTCACTAGTGGAGGCAAGATTCATCTTTGTTGAATTTTTCTTCTGGATCTTCAATGTACGTGAAATTGCTACAGCCAAATATATTTTTTGTTAGCTAGACTTAAAGAAAATGCTACAAGAGGAATATGTACCTGTGTTAGAAGGCATTTCAATCTCCCCTTTCTGGAGAGCAGATGATGGTTCTTGACCTGAACAGATCATATCAGCTTTAGTGAGGAAACCAAGTGCTGATGTACACCACGTCACATACTCAATAGAGCGCTTGGTTCGCCGTGACAAGGGCTGTAAATGAAGCTGATGACCGGTTGGAAAGTAGTAAGCCAGGTGTCGTCGCTGAAGGTGCTCAATTGTTTCCTCACGGGTGCCTTTCAAATAGCTAGAAAACTGCAGAAGATATTCTCCATTGGGTCCTTCCATCAGGAAGTCAGGGACATCTTGATCACACCCATGCATCCGAGCAAAACGATGAGGGGAATATACCAAGTTGTGATGGAGTTGACATTGAGTATGTGTAACAGCACCCACACCACAACTGATTAGCATGTCGATAGTTGTAATACGGATAGTACGGCGTCCACCATCTGTGGCTTCTCGTGCATCACTTATCAAAAATTCAGACTCTGACTGAGGGAAACGTATGCGAGATTTCCCCAAGAAAGATAAGGAAAGCAGAGATTTGCTATCTGCAGCTGAGTCAAGGAACAACTGATGGGCTTTGAACAGATCAATTGCTGTAGATGTGATTCTCCATGCGTCCGTCACGAACGGCGGGAAGTGAGTAATTTTTGGATTCACCGCTGGTTGTGAAGGTGTCATTTTCCAATAAGAGGAGAACCAGCCCATAATAAAATGTGCAGGTAATGGCAGTTGGCACTCACTTGCTGACTTTGATCCGGCTATAATCTCTTGACAAACATTATCAAGACTTTGGTAAAGATAGGCCATGCTTGCCGTACCAATCGCAAGACGGATCCCTTGAGCAAGTCTAGCTGCAGCACAGAAGACCTCCGGCCGAATAAAGGACCCCATATTGATAGGAACACAGTATGTGCATAGCCAAGCTGCGATGAAGGCGGCACGGTATATTTCTCGTTCATATGTCTGCTTGTAAAAAATTACATGGTTGACAAATCTAGCCGACCAGCGTTTCTGCAAAGACAACGTGCGAAACTCTAGATGAGAGAGCAAGGGATCTTCAGGATCAGCATAGAAATGACTTGGCACCCTTGCTTCAGTTTTGCCAACAGCTCCGAGATCTTCTCCTACAATGATATATGCCGTCCAGGTTAAGACACTATGGTCGAATAGAAGTATATGTAAAATATATATATTATTTTCATACCTATAAAATAATCCAACCAATTTTGAAGAGTGACTTTACAAGAGCTTCCATTCTGATGCAACACCCAGATATCAGCATAGGCCGAGTGAAGGACTTTTACAATCTCTGAAACTTCAGACGGCAATGGGAAATATTCCTCATAAAGGTGCCCAGAAATTGGAATGCCCATAGCATCATACATAGCTATAAGGGGATAGCCCATCTCCCCTTGAGAAGTAATCAAGGTATGTCCGTCAGTGTTCCAAAATGTAAGAAAGGAAGCAACTAGTGAAGGATTGATCGGAACATGATAAAGAGATGCCAATACACCACGGAAGATATCAGCCTTGAGCAACATTTCCTTGTCTTCCTCTGATATGAGCATCATCCGAGCCCAAAGCAACAGTTTATGGTTATAGGGGATTGCAGTACAAAGTTGAAGGGAAGAATCGTTATGCCACTGCTTCGCAGGATTGCGTATGAACTCCTGTGCCAGGGTATTAATAATGATCGATGGCGCCTCTTTTGAAATTGGCTCTAAAACAACAAAAGTTGTGTCCTGATCTGCTGTAACAAGTTCATTTTTATACTGAAATCCTTCAAAACGGAGGACTTTGTTCGTTAACTGTTGAGGAGGTGTGGGGACTTTGCATTTGTCAAGGGGCACGGCTTGGATCTTCAACCTATGTGTGCGCTCAAAGCCCAATAAGTTAGCGGCTTCAGTAATGTAAggctcaatatcatcatcctcaatATCTTTGTCAACATCAAGTAACTTCAGTGCGTCATCATTATAAACCTCATGCGATTCTTCCCAAATGACGCCCTCACCATCGTCGCCTGCGCTTTTGTCGATATCTGTGCCACCATCACTGATGTGGCTAGTTTCAGTTTGAGAGGAAGCACGGCCTTGACGagccttttttttaaaaaaaaaggggAGTTTAAGTAAGAAAGGGAATAGCATATAAAATATACGGACTGGTGGAGAAGTAGGTTTGCATTTACCTTCTGTTTTTCTCTTTGAGCCAAGGATCCACCCTCTGTAGTGCTTTTCGTGCGTTTATCACTCATATCAGAGATGTCAAGCTCAGACTTGTGCTGACGATCGTAATCAGAAGAATGTTCTGTTCTAAAATCCCGAGTAACAGTGTGACGGTAAGGCAAAGAATTGTGGTTTACCCTACCACGACTGAAATTGTGGCGGTAGTGCCGATGATTATAGCCTCTCCTTCCATGACTGAAATTGTGGCGGTAAAACAGAGGATTATAACCACCCCTCCCACGACCGAAACTGTGGTGGTCGTCTCTGTTCCTTTGCAGTCGCTCCCCAGCGATGATATGCCCGTCGTATTCTTTCCTAGGCCCTTCCCGATCTGCAAAGGGCCTGCTCCCATGGCGccgaaagaaattattatgcattcAACAAGAACAAGGAAGATTTCTTAACTGCATAAGAGTAAAAAAAATGGTTACATGTGGGTAGATGGTGGTACTGTCAAACGGATAAAAAAAAAGGCAGTCATATAATTCAGTTTCAATATTTAGGCATCGTACTCGATAAGTTTCTGAAGCGACAATATGCCACCTTTGCCATCTACTGGGACACTTTATCAAGGTGTGAATCTGTCATGACACAGCGCAATATTTCTCAAAGATATTCAACTGAGTGAAACTGAACCTGACGAAGACTATGCAATCAATAAGAAGGACGACATCCAGTGGCAAGCTATGATGATGCGAATACATGCGCTAGTTCCAGCAACTTCCTTTGGTTTCAGAACAATCTGGTGGAAATCCGTGATGCAAGTGCAGCAGATGAAATCGTTGTGCTTCAGGTTGCTATCTCTTGTCAACTGTCCCTTCGACTCAGCCTAACGAAGACTACTACATACAAAGTACAGCAGACGACGCCCCTGTCCACGGGCGAATTACAGCTGTGGCTGTACTTGGCGTAAGATCTGTTTTAGCTTGATCGCTCTATGCAAAGCCGCCTAGTGAGCAACCGTGGCCTTTAACCAATCAAGAAGTTTGCATTGTCAACTCTACTTTTTTTCCGCCTTCAACTGCAGTTTGGCTGAAATCTAGTATAGATCGTTTTACAGAAGATTGCTAGCTGACAATGCTAGCACCCATATATAATCTATTAAAAGGAGAGAGAAAGCAATTGCAAAAACAAGATATTCAGCTTTACCTGAGAGTTACGATGGAGGAAGCCTTGTTCTGCTGCGTGGATTGGGGTGCGGCTGCGTATACCAGGAACTTGGGAGAAAAGTTTTAAGGGCTGAGCCGAGGAGTGCATGGGTATTTATAGTACAGTCAGTTTAAGATAATGATGGTTGTTGATATAGAATCTGCAGGTTGGCTGAGTTGTTGCGGATCTAAAGGAGGCTTTGAGTCTCTACGATGGTTTGCGTGTCTCAGTTATCTCGGACAGTTGAGATTGACTTTTCCAGACGAGGTATGGAAATATTTCGCCAAGTTAAGTCCAAATTGCTTCGCATTTGAACTCAACTTGGCGAGGGGCATTTGTTTGACTCCATTTTTTTTTCTCTCATCATGCGAGGCAAATATATATATTTGATAATTATCTGGTCTAGTCACGTTGACGCATATTCACTTGTATGGGTCAAATCGTTTATTGGATCAGCCAGTTTGCCAATAGAATGAACCACATGTGCATGCACGGACCCACTGATCAGCAGCTATCCCAGCAAAAACGTCTGGTGCGTATAACGTGAATGAAATCTTGTACGATGCCACAGGCTAGTTGGACACGTATATATTTAAACTGGTACAAAGCAAGGTGTGTAGCGGCTGGAGATAAAAAAAGCTAAATCAATTGGACTTGACTAGATCCACGAAGAGATAAGTATTGGCCAAGAGTTTGTTGTTTTCTCGGTTCAACAACACCGAGAGACTAGAGATAAGATATGGTTTGTTACTAAGTACTAACGGCAGCGGCGACGATGCTAATCTCTCGTACTTATCTTTTTATCTATTCGCCGGTGGAGACGATGCTATAAAAGGGCTGCTCTAGTGACTGCAAAGGGGTTCAGCTCACTCACAACGCGCGCACCATTTACACGCTCATCTCACCAccattcaacacacacacacacacacacacacacttcgtaTCATCTCCATCCcagcactcacacatacacacatctTCATTTCTCGTCTGGCGTTTCCCTCCGTGGCCGGCGTCGATGGCACAGCCATATGGTGAGTAAATCATATGAAGGTTGCATATGATCATttatctcttttatttatttttcttctcttTGTTCACTTCTTTTTGTGGCATCTCGCGGCTCTACATGGTGATCTAATCGTCGCCGTGGATGTCTCATTGTTTGATCTACAACAAAAATCGGCGGTGTCCCGCGGCTCTACATGACGATCTAGTCGTCGCCGTGGATATCTCATCGTTTGATCTACAACAAAAATCGGCGGTGTCCCGCGGCTCTACATGNNNNNNNNNNNNNNNNNNNNNNNNNNNNNNNNNNNNNNNNNNNNNNNNNNNNNNNNNNNNNNNNNNNNNNNNNNNNNNNNNNNNNNNNNNNNNNNNNNNNNNNNNNNNN is a window encoding:
- the LOC119346879 gene encoding uncharacterized protein LOC119346879 isoform X2, which gives rise to MHNNFFRRHGSRPFADREGPRKEYDGHIIAGERLQRNRDDHHSFGRGRGGYNPLFYRHNFSHGRRGYNHRHYRHNFSRGRVNHNSLPYRHTVTRDFRTEHSSDYDRQHKSELDISDMSDKRTKSTTEGGSLAQREKQKARQGRASSQTETSHISDGGTDIDKSAGDDGEGVIWEESHEVYNDDALKLLDVDKDIEDDDIEPYITEAANLLGFERTHRLKIQAVPLDKCKVPTPPQQLTNKVLRFEGFQYKNELVTADQDTTFVVLEPISKEAPSIIINTLAQEFIRNPAKQWHNDSSLQLCTAIPYNHKLLLWARMMLISEEDKEMLLKADIFRGVLASLYHVPINPSLVASFLTFWNTDGHTLITSQGEMGYPLIAMYDAMGIPISGHLYEEYFPLPSEVSEIVKVLHSAYADIWVLHQNGSSCKVTLQNWLDYFIGEDLGAVGKTEARVPSHFYADPEDPLLSHLEFRTLSLQKRWSARFVNHVIFYKQTYEREIYRAAFIAAWLCTYCVPINMGSFIRPEVFCAAARLAQGIRLAIGTASMAYLYQSLDNVCQEIIAGSKSASECQLPLPAHFIMGWFSSYWKMTPSQPAVNPKITHFPPFVTDAWRITSTAIDLFKAHQLFLDSAADSKSLLSLSFLGKSRIRFPQSESEFLISDAREATDGGRRTIRITTIDMLISCGVGAVTHTQCQLHHNLVYSPHRFARMHGCDQDVPDFLMEGPNGEYLLQFSSYLKGTREETIEHLQRRHLAYYFPTGHQLHLQPLSRRTKRSIEYVTWCTSALGFLTKADMICSAISRTLKIQKKNSTKMNLASTSDEGNKAAPNSGVPIIGGVTKQKRTRASCRNKKNKMAPESSLEPATVHSSIEIPQVSDIKTNMTSPGLEQIAAKQSDTLLTGKRNKSKATAARFLRISHALITDHGIKKDVVTTDSRDPISADSGMSPPQETNILQTVGEKRSSPHRVAEVEKCSLENLNTEDKHLDVTLEHADQQHDSPPKKPRLDRPGGGHDLEMALSKAATLKSSMDQTIKRYLENVGDEFISLKRNSEPKELNKYEGRSRIVVPQYADPSLRDMMVYVQSDLKKIQKWIAAPILDKVALSTRIATILNRWRTMLQTKIPQEVQELMNELECLKMNLDSKSDHAVPFSISNLRADEEHIKEQLKMGKKSRESIMVGYDSLKDYGNVWGSLEDEVKKRKEEYLEKIKELNNAIGIARSKLSLEKEYETRLIQLHNQYDEIMSEAHTSVSRLEETLAQGSSCLESIHKAIGEAGSQGDSELPSGLREQLKFMESCAVEGVEQDDE
- the LOC119346879 gene encoding uncharacterized protein LOC119346879 isoform X1 translates to MHNNFFRRHGSRPFADREGPRKEYDGHIIAGERLQRNRDDHHSFGRGRGGYNPLFYRHNFSHGRRGYNHRHYRHNFSRGRVNHNSLPYRHTVTRDFRTEHSSDYDRQHKSELDISDMSDKRTKSTTEGGSLAQREKQKARQGRASSQTETSHISDGGTDIDKSAGDDGEGVIWEESHEVYNDDALKLLDVDKDIEDDDIEPYITEAANLLGFERTHRLKIQAVPLDKCKVPTPPQQLTNKVLRFEGFQYKNELVTADQDTTFVVLEPISKEAPSIIINTLAQEFIRNPAKQWHNDSSLQLCTAIPYNHKLLLWARMMLISEEDKEMLLKADIFRGVLASLYHVPINPSLVASFLTFWNTDGHTLITSQGEMGYPLIAMYDAMGIPISGHLYEEYFPLPSEVSEIVKVLHSAYADIWVLHQNGSSCKVTLQNWLDYFIGEDLGAVGKTEARVPSHFYADPEDPLLSHLEFRTLSLQKRWSARFVNHVIFYKQTYEREIYRAAFIAAWLCTYCVPINMGSFIRPEVFCAAARLAQGIRLAIGTASMAYLYQSLDNVCQEIIAGSKSASECQLPLPAHFIMGWFSSYWKMTPSQPAVNPKITHFPPFVTDAWRITSTAIDLFKAHQLFLDSAADSKSLLSLSFLGKSRIRFPQSESEFLISDAREATDGGRRTIRITTIDMLISCGVGAVTHTQCQLHHNLVYSPHRFARMHGCDQDVPDFLMEGPNGEYLLQFSSYLKGTREETIEHLQRRHLAYYFPTGHQLHLQPLSRRTKRSIEYVTWCTSALGFLTKADMICSGQEPSSALQKGEIEMPSNTAISRTLKIQKKNSTKMNLASTSDEGNKAAPNSGVPIIGGVTKQKRTRASCRNKKNKMAPESSLEPATVHSSIEIPQVSDIKTNMTSPGLEQIAAKQSDTLLTGKRNKSKATAARFLRISHALITDHGIKKDVVTTDSRDPISADSGMSPPQETNILQTVGEKRSSPHRVAEVEKCSLENLNTEDKHLDVTLEHADQQHDSPPKKPRLDRPGGGHDLEMALSKAATLKSSMDQTIKRYLENVGDEFISLKRNSEPKELNKYEGRSRIVVPQYADPSLRDMMVYVQSDLKKIQKWIAAPILDKVALSTRIATILNRWRTMLQTKIPQEVQELMNELECLKMNLDSKSDHAVPFSISNLRADEEHIKEQLKMGKKSRESIMVGYDSLKDYGNVWGSLEDEVKKRKEEYLEKIKELNNAIGIARSKLSLEKEYETRLIQLHNQYDEIMSEAHTSVSRLEETLAQGSSCLESIHKAIGEAGSQGDSELPSGLREQLKFMESCAVEGVEQDDE